Proteins co-encoded in one Conger conger chromosome 4, fConCon1.1, whole genome shotgun sequence genomic window:
- the LOC133127153 gene encoding zinc finger protein 782-like has product MKTEPVTDSADYTGLELRSCLIKNEDTEESIERKNGFGMSREEELILSNIKEEEEEGGERQREEVKTEDGVKDEVVERNDWDPETEGGEQGEGDVMDQTLQTDRISDFKQEEESLTSLVTSCLLKQSTVPFPAPPVISSRAGKAGQSEAFGCSQCGKSFKSPSYLRVHKRTHTGERPYHCSQCEKSFRCKSYLTVHQRTHTGERPYHCSQCEKSFRCKSYLTVHQRTHTGERPYHCSQCGKNFICPLQLMCHKRIHTGERPYHCSQCGENFTQSSSLTEHMRRHTGERPYRCSQCGQTFSHSSSLRSHERRHTGERPYHCSQCEQTFNHPSSLKSHQRRHTGERPYQCSQCEKSFRFASDLTVHQRIHTGERPYQCSQCGETFSHSSSLSSHQRRHTGVRPYQCSKCDKTFRYASNLRVHQRLHTGEHT; this is encoded by the exons ATGAAGACAGAACCTGTGACGGACAGCGCAGATTACACAGGGCTGGAGCTGAGATCCtgtttgattaaaaatgaaGACACAGAGGAGAGTATAGAGAGGAAGAATGGATTTGGGATGAGCAGGGAGGAAGAACTCATTCTCTCCAACataaaggaagaggaggaggaaggtggggagaggcagagggaggaggtgaAGACAGAGGATGGTGTGAAAGATGAAGTGGTTGAaagaaatgactgggacccagaaacTGAGGGGGGTGaacagggggagggagatgTAATGGACCAAACCCTCCAGACTGACAGGATATCAGATttcaaacaggaagaggaaagcTTGACATCCCTGGTTACTTCCTGTTTGCTAAAACAGTCTACAGTGCCCTTCCCTGCACCTCCTGTCATCTCTTCCAGGGCGGGAAAAGCAG GGCAGTCCGAAGCATTTggctgctcccagtgtgggaagagcttcaaGTCTCCATCTTATTTGAGGGTACACAAGCGAACTCATACAGGAGAGCGCCCGTACCATTGCTCCCAGTGTGAGAAGAGCTTCAGGTGTAAATCTTACCTGACGgtacaccagcgaactcatacaggggaacgcccgtaccactgctcccagtgtgagaAGAGCTTCAGGTGTAAATCGTACCTGACGGTACATCAGCGAACTCATACAGGAGAGcgcccataccactgctcccagtgtgggaagaattTCATATGTCCTTTACAACTGATGTGTCACAAGCGAATCCACACAGGAGAACGACcctaccactgctcccagtgtggggaGAATTTCACTCAGTCAAGCAGTCTGACAGAGCACATGCGACGTCATACGGGGGAGCGGCCATACCGCTGCTCCCAATGTGGACAGACGTTCAGTCACTCCAGCAGTCTCCGCTCACACGAACGTCGTCATACGGGAGAGcggccataccactgctcccagtgcgAACAGACCTTCAACCATCCCAGCAGTTTGAAGTCACACCAGCGCCGTCATACGGGAGAGCGCCCCTACCAGTGCTCCCAGTGCGAGAAGAGCTTCAGATTTGCATCAGACCTGACGGTACACCAGCGAATTCATACAGGAGAGCGCCCATACCAGTGCTCCCAGTGCGGGGAAACCTTCAGTCACTCCAGCAGTCTGTCATCGCACCAGCGCCGTCATACAGGAGTGCGCCCATACCAGTGCTCCAAATGTGATAAGACCTTCAGATATGCATCAAACCTAAGAGTTCACCAGCGACTTCATACAGGGGAGCACACTTAA